The following proteins come from a genomic window of Actinacidiphila yeochonensis CN732:
- a CDS encoding DUF6912 family protein codes for MRVYIPTTLATLADAFTAGELGPAPLDAFAVTPGLREWYVSDDIEELEYAALTRAAQASLRLLAAQPQARRRRVVVAVDVPESAVRSDPDRSLDPEALGAVRLLQPVAPAEAAAVHVDADEAEADVAAAAGAVVAADAGDTDARFTVDGTEDHELLWYATQEIPHLIG; via the coding sequence ATGCGCGTCTACATTCCCACCACCCTGGCCACGCTCGCCGACGCGTTCACGGCGGGTGAGCTGGGCCCGGCCCCGCTGGACGCTTTCGCCGTCACCCCGGGCCTGCGCGAGTGGTACGTGTCCGACGACATCGAGGAGCTGGAGTATGCCGCTCTGACCCGCGCGGCCCAGGCCTCGCTGCGGCTGCTCGCCGCGCAGCCGCAAGCGCGGCGCCGGCGCGTGGTGGTGGCGGTGGACGTGCCCGAGTCGGCGGTGCGATCGGACCCCGACCGGAGCCTCGACCCCGAGGCGCTGGGCGCGGTGCGGCTGCTCCAGCCGGTGGCGCCGGCCGAGGCCGCGGCGGTCCACGTGGACGCCGACGAGGCCGAGGCGGACGTCGCCGCGGCGGCGGGCGCGGTGGTCGCGGCGGATGCCGGCGACACGGACGCGCGATTCACCGTGGACGGTACCGAGGATCACGAACTGCTCTGGTATGCGACGCAGGAGATTCCCCACCTGATCGGCTGA
- a CDS encoding NAD-glutamate dehydrogenase has translation MQSKLDEAKAELLEEAARAGESSPAGGHPGQGLDTGALTSFLQRYYLHSAPEDLIDRDPVDVYGAALSHYRLAEERPQGTANVRVHTPSVEHNGWQSSHTVVEVVTDDMPFLVDSVTNALTQANRAIHVVVHPQFHVRRDVAGKLLEVVGSACGPDGTRQEAPAHDVLTESWIHVEIDRETDRDDLKEIAADLRRVLSDVRESVEDWAKMRQAALTIADELADAPPPLPEQEASEAWELMRWLSEDHFTFLGYREYTLTTEAGPDGTEEDVLVAVPGTGLGILRSDPQHPQADGTHPGHPASPSFSRLPADARRKAREHRLLVLTKANSRSTVHRPSYLDYIGVKKFDAEGNVVGERRFLGLFSSTAYTESVRRVPVARRKVEQVLESSGYPADSHDGRDLLQILETYPRDELFQTGVDELRSIVTSVLYLQERRKLRLYLRQDEYGRYFSALVYLPRDRYTTAVRQRLTRILQEELGGDSIDFSAWNTESVLSRLHFVVRVGAGTPLPQLTDSDVERIEGRLAAAARSWADGFADALTAECGEERAAELSRRYTDAFPDGYRADFSPRVAVADLQHIEGLGEDDFALSLYEPVSAPTGERRFKIYRSGSPVSLSAVLPVLQRLGVEVVDERPYELRRSDGTRTWVYDFGLRLDPPLPGGKDAPGLGELGDEARERFQEAFAATWTDRAENDGFNSLVLRAGLDWRQAMVLRAYAKYLRQAGSTFSQDYMEDTLRTNVHTTRLLVNLFQARFSPEHQKAGSELTDGILEELEGALDQVASLDEDRILRSFLTLIKATLRTNFFQRGADGRPHPYLSLKFDPQAVPDLPAPRPAYEIWVYSPRVEGVHLRFGKVARGGLRWSDRREDFRTEVLGLVKAQMVKNTVIVPVGAKGGFVGKRLPDPAADRDAWLAEGIASYRTFISGLLDITDNLVAGEVVPPPDVVRHDGDDTYLVVAADKGTASFSDIANEVAGSYGFWLGDAFASGGSVGYDHKKMAITSSGAWESVKRHFREMGHNTQEEDFTVVGIGDMSGDVFGNGMLLSEHIRLVAAFDHRHIFLDPNPDAAASYAERRRLFALPRSSWADYDTSLVSAGGGVYPRTAKAIPVSAPVRAALGIESHAAKLTPAELMKAILQAPVDLLWNGGIGTYVKASTESHADVGDKANDAIRVDGSDLRVRVVGEGGNLGFTQLGRIEFARSGGPGGEGGHINTDAIDNSAGVDASDHEVNIKILLNRSVADGDLTVKQRNTLLAEMTHEVGNLVLRNNYAQNVALANSMAQAPSLLHAHQRFIRRLGREGRLDRALEFLPTDRQIRERAAAGVGLTQPEMAVVLAYAKITVADDLIRTDLPDDPYLKSLLHAYFPVPLRERFAAQIDQHALHREIVTTLLVNDTVNSGGTTFLHRFREEIGATTEEIVRAHTAARAIFGLGGIWDAVEALDNTVAADVLTRIRLHSRRLVERGTRWLLNNRMQPLQIAETIEFFSEGVAEVWAELPKLLRGEDLSWYESMRDELTGVGVPEELAAKVAGFSSAFPALDIVDVARRADRAPLDVADVYFDLADRLGITQLLDRIIQLPRDDRWQSMARAAIREDLFAAHAALTADVLGAGGDAAGPEERYQAWEERNAGLVNRARTTLEEIQGSEEFDLANLSVAMRTFRTLLRTHH, from the coding sequence ATGCAGAGCAAGCTGGACGAAGCCAAGGCCGAACTGCTGGAGGAGGCAGCGCGGGCAGGTGAGAGCAGCCCAGCCGGGGGACACCCCGGGCAGGGCCTCGACACCGGGGCGCTGACCTCCTTCCTTCAGCGGTACTACCTGCACAGCGCACCCGAGGACCTCATCGACCGCGATCCGGTCGACGTCTACGGCGCGGCGCTGTCCCACTACCGGCTCGCGGAAGAGCGCCCCCAGGGCACCGCGAACGTGCGGGTGCACACCCCGAGCGTCGAGCACAACGGCTGGCAGTCCAGCCACACCGTGGTCGAGGTCGTCACCGACGACATGCCCTTCCTCGTGGACTCCGTCACCAACGCGCTCACCCAGGCCAACCGCGCGATCCACGTCGTCGTCCACCCCCAGTTCCACGTCCGGCGGGACGTCGCGGGCAAGCTCCTGGAGGTCGTCGGCTCCGCCTGCGGCCCGGACGGGACCCGCCAGGAGGCGCCTGCGCACGACGTCCTGACCGAGTCGTGGATCCACGTCGAGATCGACCGGGAAACCGATCGGGACGACCTCAAGGAGATCGCCGCCGACCTGCGCCGGGTGCTGTCCGACGTGCGCGAGTCGGTGGAGGACTGGGCGAAGATGCGCCAGGCCGCCCTCACCATCGCCGACGAGCTGGCCGACGCCCCGCCGCCGCTGCCGGAGCAGGAGGCCAGCGAGGCGTGGGAGCTGATGCGCTGGCTGTCGGAGGACCACTTCACCTTCCTCGGCTACCGCGAGTACACGCTCACCACCGAGGCCGGCCCGGACGGCACCGAGGAGGACGTCCTGGTCGCCGTCCCGGGCACCGGGCTCGGCATCCTGCGCTCCGACCCGCAGCACCCGCAGGCCGACGGCACGCACCCCGGCCACCCCGCCTCGCCCTCGTTCAGCCGGCTGCCCGCCGACGCCCGCAGGAAGGCCCGCGAGCACCGCCTGCTGGTCCTCACCAAGGCCAACAGCCGCTCCACCGTGCACCGCCCGTCGTACCTGGACTACATCGGCGTCAAGAAGTTCGACGCCGAGGGCAACGTCGTCGGCGAGCGCCGCTTCCTCGGCCTGTTCTCCTCCACCGCGTACACCGAGTCGGTGCGGCGGGTGCCGGTGGCACGCCGCAAGGTCGAGCAGGTGCTGGAGAGCTCGGGCTACCCGGCGGACAGCCACGACGGCCGCGACCTGCTCCAGATCCTGGAGACCTACCCGCGCGACGAGCTCTTCCAGACCGGCGTCGACGAGCTGCGCTCCATCGTCACCAGCGTGCTGTACCTCCAGGAGCGCCGCAAGCTCCGCCTCTACCTGCGGCAGGACGAGTACGGGCGGTACTTCTCCGCGCTGGTCTACCTGCCGCGCGACCGCTACACCACGGCGGTGCGGCAGCGCCTGACCCGCATCCTCCAGGAGGAGCTGGGCGGCGACAGCATCGACTTCAGCGCCTGGAACACCGAGTCGGTACTGTCCCGGCTGCACTTCGTGGTCCGCGTCGGCGCCGGCACCCCGCTGCCCCAGCTGACCGACTCCGACGTCGAGCGGATCGAGGGGCGGCTCGCGGCCGCGGCCCGGTCCTGGGCCGACGGCTTCGCCGACGCGCTCACCGCCGAGTGCGGCGAGGAGCGGGCCGCGGAGCTGAGCCGCCGCTACACCGACGCCTTCCCGGACGGCTACCGGGCGGACTTCTCCCCGCGCGTGGCCGTCGCCGACCTCCAGCACATCGAGGGCCTGGGCGAGGACGACTTCGCCCTGAGCCTGTACGAGCCGGTGTCGGCCCCCACCGGGGAGCGGCGGTTCAAGATCTACCGCAGCGGCTCCCCGGTGTCGCTGTCCGCGGTGCTGCCGGTGCTCCAGCGGCTGGGCGTCGAGGTGGTCGACGAGCGCCCCTACGAGCTGCGCCGCTCCGACGGCACCCGCACCTGGGTGTACGACTTCGGGCTGCGCCTGGACCCGCCGCTGCCGGGCGGCAAGGACGCCCCCGGCCTGGGCGAGCTGGGCGACGAGGCCCGCGAGCGGTTCCAGGAGGCGTTCGCGGCGACGTGGACGGACCGCGCCGAGAACGACGGCTTCAACTCCCTGGTGCTGCGGGCCGGCCTGGACTGGCGCCAGGCGATGGTGCTGCGCGCCTACGCCAAGTACCTGCGGCAGGCCGGCTCCACCTTCAGCCAGGACTACATGGAGGACACCCTCCGCACCAACGTCCACACCACCCGGCTGCTGGTCAACCTCTTCCAGGCCCGGTTCTCCCCCGAACACCAGAAGGCGGGCAGCGAGCTCACCGACGGCATCCTGGAGGAGCTGGAGGGCGCCCTCGACCAGGTCGCCAGCCTCGACGAGGACCGCATCCTGCGGTCCTTCCTCACGCTGATCAAGGCGACGCTGCGCACCAACTTCTTCCAGCGCGGCGCCGACGGCCGCCCGCACCCCTACCTGTCGCTGAAGTTCGACCCGCAGGCCGTCCCCGACCTGCCGGCGCCCCGCCCCGCGTACGAGATCTGGGTGTACTCGCCGCGCGTGGAGGGCGTGCACCTGCGGTTCGGCAAGGTCGCCCGCGGCGGACTGCGCTGGTCCGACCGCCGGGAGGACTTCCGCACCGAGGTGCTGGGCCTGGTCAAGGCGCAGATGGTGAAGAACACCGTGATCGTGCCGGTCGGCGCGAAGGGCGGCTTCGTCGGCAAGCGGCTGCCCGACCCGGCCGCCGACCGGGACGCCTGGCTGGCCGAGGGCATCGCCTCGTACCGGACCTTCATCTCCGGGCTGCTGGACATCACCGACAACCTGGTGGCCGGCGAGGTCGTCCCGCCGCCGGACGTGGTGCGGCACGACGGCGACGACACGTACCTGGTGGTGGCCGCGGACAAGGGCACCGCGTCCTTCTCCGACATCGCCAACGAGGTCGCGGGCTCCTACGGCTTCTGGCTGGGCGACGCCTTCGCCTCGGGCGGGTCGGTCGGCTACGACCACAAGAAGATGGCGATCACCTCCTCCGGCGCCTGGGAGTCGGTGAAGCGGCACTTCCGCGAGATGGGCCACAACACCCAGGAAGAGGACTTCACGGTCGTCGGCATCGGCGACATGTCCGGTGACGTCTTCGGCAACGGCATGCTGCTGTCGGAGCACATCCGGCTGGTCGCCGCCTTCGACCACCGGCACATCTTCCTCGACCCGAACCCGGACGCGGCCGCCTCCTACGCGGAGCGGCGCCGCCTGTTCGCGCTGCCGCGCTCCTCGTGGGCGGATTACGACACCTCGCTGGTCTCGGCCGGCGGCGGCGTGTACCCCCGTACCGCCAAGGCGATCCCCGTCAGCGCGCCGGTGCGGGCCGCGCTCGGCATCGAGTCCCACGCGGCCAAGCTCACCCCGGCCGAGCTGATGAAGGCGATCCTGCAGGCCCCGGTGGACCTGCTGTGGAACGGCGGCATCGGCACCTACGTCAAGGCGTCCACCGAGTCCCACGCGGACGTCGGCGACAAGGCCAACGACGCGATCCGGGTGGACGGCTCCGACCTGCGGGTGCGGGTCGTCGGAGAGGGCGGCAACCTCGGCTTCACCCAGCTGGGCCGGATCGAGTTCGCCCGCAGCGGCGGCCCCGGCGGCGAGGGCGGCCACATCAACACCGACGCGATCGACAACAGCGCCGGCGTGGACGCCTCCGACCACGAGGTCAACATCAAGATCCTGCTCAACCGGAGCGTCGCCGACGGCGACCTGACGGTCAAGCAGCGCAACACCCTGCTGGCCGAGATGACCCACGAGGTCGGCAACCTGGTGCTGCGCAACAACTACGCGCAGAACGTGGCGCTGGCCAACAGCATGGCCCAGGCCCCCAGCCTGCTCCACGCCCACCAGCGGTTCATCCGCCGCCTGGGACGGGAGGGCCGGCTGGACCGGGCGCTGGAGTTCCTGCCCACCGACCGGCAGATCCGGGAGCGGGCGGCGGCCGGCGTGGGGCTGACCCAGCCGGAGATGGCGGTGGTCCTCGCCTACGCCAAGATCACCGTCGCCGACGACCTGATCCGTACCGACCTGCCGGACGACCCCTACCTGAAGTCGCTGCTGCACGCCTACTTCCCGGTGCCGCTGCGCGAACGGTTCGCCGCCCAGATCGACCAGCACGCCCTGCACCGTGAGATCGTCACGACCCTGCTGGTCAACGACACGGTCAACAGCGGTGGCACCACGTTCCTGCACCGCTTCCGGGAGGAGATCGGGGCCACCACCGAGGAGATCGTGCGGGCCCACACCGCCGCCCGTGCCATCTTCGGGCTCGGCGGGATCTGGGACGCGGTGGAGGCGCTGGACAACACCGTCGCCGCCGACGTGCTGACCCGGATCAGGCTGCACTCGCGGCGGCTGGTGGAGCGCGGCACCCGCTGGCTGCTCAACAACCGGATGCAGCCGCTCCAGATCGCCGAGACCATCGAGTTCTTCAGCGAGGGCGTGGCCGAGGTCTGGGCCGAGCTGCCGAAGCTGCTGCGCGGCGAGGATCTTTCCTGGTACGAGTCGATGCGCGACGAACTGACCGGGGTCGGGGTTCCGGAGGAGCTGGCGGCGAAGGTCGCCGGGTTCAGCTCCGCGTTCCCGGCGCTGGACATCGTCGATGTGGCGCGGCGCGCCGACCGGGCACCGCTGGACGTGGCCGACGTCTACTTCGACCTCGCCGACCGGCTGGGGATCACCCAGCTGCTGGACCGGATCATCCAGCTGCCCCGGGACGACCGCTGGCAGTCCATGGCGCGCGCCGCGATCCGCGAGGACCTCTTCGCGGCGCACGCCGCGCTGACCGCCGACGTGCTCGGCGCCGGCGGCGACGCGGCCGGCCCCGAGGAGCGCTACCAGGCGTGGGAGGAGCGCAACGCCGGCCTGGTCAACCGGGCCCGCACCACGCTGGAGGAGATCCAGGGCTCGGAGGAGTTCGACCTGGCGAACCTGTCGGTGGCGATGCGGACGTTCCGCACGCTGCTGCGCACGCACCACTGA
- a CDS encoding Rv3235 family protein yields the protein MQTTPPRRPAAPAQTTVRTVGRAPSPAARPAQEGRPLGPVRQARQAPSAGPAGTAPPGRADSRRPSAGQPRGRAGALPPHLWFAQQLLDVLTGRRPLTTLAGRVRGEAYQRLWQLHADRADWRDLARGRTPYVLRCRAVTTYSGALEVAAVVALDEDLVRAVAFRLEPGSGHTPGYGSRRWHCTDVAAR from the coding sequence GTGCAGACCACTCCGCCCCGCCGCCCGGCGGCGCCCGCCCAGACCACCGTCCGAACCGTCGGCCGCGCACCGTCTCCGGCAGCCCGCCCGGCCCAGGAGGGGCGTCCCCTGGGACCGGTCCGCCAGGCCCGGCAGGCGCCGTCCGCCGGCCCCGCCGGCACCGCCCCACCCGGCCGTGCGGACTCCCGGCGCCCCTCGGCAGGTCAGCCCCGCGGGCGGGCGGGCGCGCTGCCGCCGCACCTGTGGTTCGCCCAGCAGCTGCTCGACGTCCTGACCGGACGGCGCCCGCTGACCACGCTGGCGGGCCGGGTGCGCGGGGAGGCGTACCAGCGGCTGTGGCAGCTGCACGCGGACCGGGCCGACTGGCGGGACCTGGCCCGGGGCCGCACCCCGTACGTGCTGCGCTGCCGGGCCGTCACGACGTACAGCGGGGCGCTGGAGGTCGCCGCGGTGGTGGCCCTGGACGAGGACCTGGTGCGGGCCGTCGCCTTCCGGCTGGAGCCCGGCAGCGGCCACACACCCGGCTACGGCAGCCGGCGCTGGCACTGCACGGACGTGGCCGCCCGCTGA
- a CDS encoding HAD family hydrolase, whose translation MNAHLVWDWNGTLFHDIDAVVGATNASFAEFGLPPVTLERYRELYCVPVTRFYERLLGRLPGAEEWATMDAAFHRHYWRLAEGCGLAEGAAELLAAGAAAGRTQSVCSLAPHEELVPFLSRYGITEHFLRVDGRRGPAGSGKAAQMARHLAALDGVEAEGVVVIGDALDDAAAAAHVGARAVLYTGGSHSRAVLESAGVPVAESLAEAVDIAVRITG comes from the coding sequence GTGAACGCGCACCTGGTGTGGGATTGGAACGGAACCCTCTTCCACGACATCGACGCGGTGGTCGGGGCCACGAACGCCTCGTTCGCCGAATTCGGCCTGCCCCCCGTCACCCTGGAGCGGTACCGGGAGCTGTACTGCGTGCCCGTGACCCGGTTCTACGAGCGCCTGCTGGGCCGGCTGCCCGGCGCCGAGGAGTGGGCGACGATGGACGCCGCCTTCCACCGTCACTACTGGCGGCTGGCGGAGGGGTGCGGCCTCGCCGAGGGCGCTGCCGAGCTGCTGGCCGCGGGCGCCGCCGCGGGGCGCACCCAGTCGGTGTGCTCCCTGGCGCCGCACGAGGAGCTGGTGCCGTTCCTGTCGCGGTACGGCATCACCGAGCACTTCCTGCGCGTGGACGGCCGCCGCGGCCCCGCGGGAAGCGGCAAGGCCGCGCAGATGGCCCGCCACCTCGCGGCACTCGACGGAGTGGAGGCCGAGGGCGTCGTCGTCATCGGGGACGCGCTGGACGACGCCGCCGCCGCGGCCCACGTCGGCGCCCGCGCGGTGCTCTACACCGGCGGTTCGCACAGCCGGGCCGTCCTGGAGTCCGCCGGGGTGCCGGTGGCCGAAAGCCTCGCCGAGGCCGTCGACATCGCCGTGCGAATAACCGGTTGA
- a CDS encoding carbohydrate ABC transporter permease: MSADATAAGEAAEPTRGPTPGTAAESGPRRDGRLARGGRPGIAARLAGAATGGVVRLFLVVVAAFWLLPTVGLLLSSLRSPQSIAASGWWKVFTSPSQLTVSNYRSLLDNHAITDSLWNTALITVPATVLVVVIGSLAGYAFAWMDFRGRDWWFLAVVAMLVVPVQVALVPVAKLFGEIGIFGDISGVVLFHTAFGLPFAIFLLRNFFAEIPRELLEAARLDGAGELRLFTRVVMPLGGPAIASLGIFQFLWVWNDMLVALIFADSGSQPITVALQQQVRQFSDNIDILAPGAFLSMVIPLVVFFAFQRQFVSGVMAGAVK, encoded by the coding sequence ATGAGCGCGGACGCCACTGCGGCGGGCGAGGCCGCTGAGCCGACCCGCGGTCCGACACCCGGTACGGCCGCCGAGAGCGGCCCGCGCCGCGACGGGCGGCTGGCACGCGGCGGCCGGCCGGGCATCGCGGCGCGGCTGGCGGGCGCCGCGACGGGTGGCGTGGTGCGGCTGTTCCTGGTGGTGGTGGCGGCGTTCTGGCTGCTGCCGACGGTGGGGCTGCTGCTGTCGAGCCTGCGCTCGCCGCAGTCCATAGCGGCCAGCGGCTGGTGGAAGGTGTTCACCTCGCCGTCGCAGCTGACCGTCTCCAACTACCGCAGCCTGCTGGACAACCACGCGATCACCGACTCGTTGTGGAACACCGCGCTGATCACCGTGCCGGCCACCGTGCTGGTGGTGGTGATCGGCTCGCTGGCCGGCTACGCCTTCGCGTGGATGGACTTCCGCGGCCGCGACTGGTGGTTCCTGGCGGTGGTCGCCATGCTGGTGGTGCCGGTACAGGTGGCGCTGGTGCCGGTGGCGAAGCTCTTCGGCGAGATCGGCATCTTCGGCGACATCAGCGGGGTGGTGCTCTTCCACACCGCCTTCGGGCTGCCGTTCGCGATCTTCCTGCTGCGGAACTTCTTCGCCGAGATCCCGCGCGAGCTGCTGGAGGCGGCCCGGCTGGACGGGGCCGGCGAGCTGCGGCTGTTCACCCGCGTGGTGATGCCGCTGGGCGGGCCGGCCATCGCCTCGCTGGGCATCTTCCAGTTCCTGTGGGTGTGGAACGACATGCTGGTCGCGCTGATCTTCGCCGACAGCGGGTCGCAGCCGATCACGGTGGCGCTCCAGCAGCAGGTGCGGCAGTTCAGCGACAACATCGACATCCTCGCGCCGGGCGCGTTCCTGTCGATGGTGATCCCGCTGGTGGTCTTCTTCGCCTTCCAGCGGCAGTTCGTCTCGGGCGTGATGGCCGGTGCGGTGAAGTAG